GAACGCCAGCCATCCGAGCAGATACCCGAACAGGCCGCCGAGGGCCGAAAACCCGGTCACCAGCAAACCCAGGCGCACCGCCGCACGCGGCCGCGCGATGCACATCGGAATCAACATGACATCGGGGGGAATCGGGAAAAACGCCGATTCGGAAAAACTCAGCGCCGCCAGGTATCGGGGCGCGTGAGGGTGTCTGGACCAGGCGAGCACTCGCTCATAAAGCGCGGCAAACAACAACTCAGGCCTCCAAACCCCGGCGTAGCGGCACGAAACTCACCGGTTCGATAATCTGATGGACGAAACGGCGATTCTCGCGCCGCACGATGGTCAACTGCTGCGCGCCTTCGGGGCCGACGGGCCCGATCAGGAAGCCGGACGGGGCGAGTTGCGCCAGCAGTTCTTCAGGCACGGTAACAGGCGCGGCCGTCAGCACAATCACGTCGAACGGGGCTTTTTCGGGCCACCCCCAGCTGCCGTCGCTGAGGCGGAAATGGATGTTCCCGAACCCCACGTCCAGCAGCAGCCGGCGCGAACGCTCCAACAGCGCCGAGATACGCTCAACGGTGTAGACCCGCGGCACCAGTTGCGCCAGCACGGCCGCCTGATAGCCCGAACCGGTGCCTACCTCAAGCACGTGCTGGGGACGATGGGTTTGCAACACCAGCTCGGTCATCCGCGCCACGATATAGGGCTGTGAAATCGTCTGACCATAGCCGATCGGCAAAGCCGTATCTTCATAGGCGCGACTGGCCAGCGCCTCCTCGACAAACAGGTGTCGCGGGGTCGCGCGGATGACGGCGAGCACGCGCTGATCCTTGATACCCAACTCCTCCAGGCGCCCGACCATCCGATCACGCGTGCGCTGCGAGGTCATACCGATACCGTGGCGACGGGTCGCCGTCATTGCATCCCCCTTTCGGGCCATTGCGCGAGATCAGGCAAGGCATCCGCGCGGGTCAGATCGATTTTGAGCGGCGTGACCGAGACGTAACCCGCAGCGAGCGCATTGAAATCCGTACCGGGGCCAGCGTCCTGTTCCGGACCCGCCATGCCGATCCAGTAGACCGGCCGACCCCGCGGATCTTCCATGCGCATGATTTTTTCCGCGCGATGTCTGTAGCCGAGACGCGTTGCCCGGATACCCCGAATCCCGCTCCACGGCAGATCGGGAACATTCACATTGAGAATCGAATCGGCCGGCAAGGGCTCGACGCCAAGGCGTCGGATCAAGGTCTGCACGGCAAGCACCGCACTGTCCAGATGCTGCGGATCGTGGCTATTGATCGACACCGCCATTGCCGGCAGTCCCAGGAAACGGCCTTCGGTCGCGGCGGCGACCGTGCCTGAATACAGTACGTCATCACCCAGATTGGCTCCGTGATTGATCCCTGAGACAACCATATCGGGTTCGGTGTCCAGCAGCCCCGTAATCGCCAAATGGACGCAATCGGTCGGGGTGCCGTCCACCCGGATAAAGCCGTTGGGCATCACCTCGGGACGCAATGGCCGATTCAGCGTCAGCGAATTGCTCGCCCCGCTCCGGTCGCGATCCGGTGCAACCACGACGACGTCACCCAACGGTGTCAGGCCTTGAGCCAATGCCGCCAATCCAGCCGAGAAGTAGCCATCGTCGTTACTGATCAGAAAATTCATAGACTCCTCAGTATCTGGAGATTTTATCGAATACAGGGAAAATCGACCGTGCGATGGACGACCAACCACGGATGATGGATCCATTGCACAGCGCTTCTTTTATATCGCTAATATCGCTTCGCTACGATTGTCCGAATCCGACAAACTCCTGGCGGCGCTCACCTGGATGTTTCATAACTTAGTGCTGATATCGCGCCGGACAGGGTTTTCACAAGAGAACTCCGAAGGAGCTGCGTATCGGTGATTACGGACGACAGGTTCCTAATGAGATCGGCAGTGGTTGTGAAGCATCCGCACTAATATACTGTAAACACTCATTCATCGCCTTATCGTTCGATTGTCCACCGCAATTTGTCACGAGTCGCCCCACCCTTGATGCTAACAAACTTCAGGCGGCAAGCCCCATGCACGACATCGACCCAGAAGACAAGCAACTGTTTCGCGCGACCATCGGCGATGTCCGGCGCGTGCATCATGATCGTCATGAGCGAACCCAGGCGTGGCGTCCACCGGCGGTGTCCCAAAGCAAGCGCGACACCCTGGAAACACTGCGAGAACTCCGGGAAGACCCTTACGCACCCACCGATGTGCAACCCGGCGACCCAGTGTTCTACGCACAACACAGCATGTCGCGCGCGGTCGCGCGGCGCCTGCAGCGCGGACAGTATCGAATCGATGCCGAACTCGATCTGCACGGCATGCGGCTGGACGAAGCCAGACACGCGGTGCTGCACTTTCTCCGCGAGTGCTCCCGGCGCGACATGGGCTGCGTCCATATCATTCACGGCAAGGGTTGGCGCTCGGGCAACCAGGGCCCCGTACTCAAGCCGAACGTCAGTCATTGGCTGCGCCAAATCGATGAAGTACTGGCGTTCTGCTCTTCCACTCCGGCGGACGGAGGAACTGGCGCTTTGTATGTGCTGCTGAAGCGCGGCTGACGGAAAAATTCACGGAAAATTGACATAGATCAATTTACTTGTTTTAACAATCGTTAATACTGCGACCGTCTAAAAATCAGCCGGCGGGTTCTGTCCGGCAACAAAGCGTTGCATCCGTGAAACACTCTTAAGGAGAGATGACTATGGTCCCAAGCGATCTTGTCGTAGAGCTATCGCGCTGGCAATTTGCCGCCACCGCGCTGTATCACTTTTTGTTCGTCCCCTTGACGCTCGGGTTGAGCTTCATCCTGGTCACCATGGAAACGGTGTACGTCGTCACCGGGCGGCAGATTTACAAAGACATGGTCATGTTCTGGGGCAAGCTGTTCGCGATCAACTTCGCGCTCGGCGTAGCCACCGGTCTGACCATGGAGTTTGAATTCGGCACCAACTGGTCGACCTACTCCTACTATATGGGGGACATCTTTGGCGCGCCGCTGGCGATCGAAGGCCTGATGGCTTTCTTCATGGAGTCCACCTTCGTCGGCATGATGCTGCTCGGCTGGCATCGCCTGACCAAGGTGCAGCACCTCACGGTCACCTGGCTGGTTGCCCTCGGCTCCAACCTCTCCGCACTGTGGATTCTGGTCGCCAACGGCTTCATGCAGGACCCTCGCGGAGGGACCTTCAACCCATTTACCCAGCGCATGGAGATGACCAACTTCATGCAGTTGATCATGAATCCGGATGCGCAGGCGAAGTTCGTGCACACCTCGCTGGCCGGTTATGTCACTGCCGCCATGTTCGTCATCGGCATCAGCGCCTGGTATCTGGCCCGGAAACGGCACGTGGAACTTGCCCGCCGTTCACTGCGCATGGCTTCGCTGTTCGGGGTTATCTCCGTCATCGGCGTCATCACCCTGGGCGATGCGCTGGGCTTCATCGATGGCGGTCATCAGCCGACCAAGCTTGCCGCCATGGAAGGCCTTTGGCACACCGAAAAGGGGCCGGCCTCGTTCAACCTGATCGCCTTCCCCAACCAAGAGGCGCAGAAGAACGACTTCGCCATCAAAATCCCCGTCCTGCTCTCGATCCTGGTGAAGCACGATCTCACTTCGGGCGTGACCGGCATCAACCAGCTTGAGCAGGAAGCCGTCGCGCGCATCAAAAATGGCATCCCCGCCCTGACCGCGCTCGAAAGCATCCAGAATCAGCTCAGCAAAAATCCTGCGCTCGCCAACCCCGCAAAACGGGCGAACGACCCCGCGTTGCAGCAGGCGCTGACCCAGTTCGATGCGCACAAGAAAGACCTGGGTTACGCCTTCCTGCTCAAGTACTACGCGCCGAACGTGAGCAAGGCAACGCCCGCACAAATCGAGCTGGCCGCCAAGAAATCGATCCCCGAGGTGTGGATCATCTTCTGGGCCTTCCGCATCATGGTGGCGCTTGGTTTCCTGATGCTGTTCTTCCTGATCTGGGCCACGCTGTTGTCACTGCGCGGCAAGGAAATGACCAGTCCGATATTCCTCAAGCTGGCCCCGTGGATGATTCCGGCCGGATTCCTGGCCTGCGAAATGGGCTGGGTGACGGCCGAGATGGGCCGTCAGCCGTGGACGGTCTACGAGCAATTGCCGACCTGGATTTCCGCCTCTACACACAGCGTCGGCTACATGGTCTTCTCGCTGATCGGCTTCGTCACGCTGTACAGCATCTTCATCGCTGTCGAGATGTACCTGATGTTCAAGTTCGCCCGCAAGGGGCCTGACGAGCATGGCAGCACGGGTGGTGGCGGCAGTCTTGCCGGCGTACCGGCTTTTGCCCGCCCAATCCAGAACCTGAACCACGACTGATACCCGGACGGAGCATTCATCATGGAAGTCTTAACTGCATACGCAATACTTAAAATCGTCTGGTGGATTCTGCTGGGCGTACTCTTCGCCGGGTTGGCCATCATGGTCGGCATGGACATGGGCGTAGGCACCATATTGCGCTTCATCGGCCGCACGGACGACGAACGCCGCGTGGCGCTCAACATCATCGGCCCGCACTGGGACGGCAACCAGGTCTGGTTCATCCTTGGCGGCGGCGCGATCTTCGCCGCGTGGCCGACCATTTACGGCACGGCCTTTTCCGGGCTGTACGTGGTCATGCTGCTGCTGTTGTGGTCGATGATCGTGCGCCCGTTGGGCTTCGAGTACCGCAGCAAGCTGCCTTCGGCCAAATGGCGCAATATCTGGGACTGGACGCTGTTCATCAGCGGCTTCGTACCCATGCTGGTCTATGGCGCCGCCTTCGGCAACGTGATGGTGGGTTTCCCCTTCCATTTCAGTCTGCAGGGCACGGCCATCTCGGTGTACACAGGCAGCTTCATCACCCTGTTCAACCCCTTCGCGGTGTTGATGGGCCTGCTGTCGGTCTCGCTATCGGTCTACATGGGCGCAGCGATGGTCATGGGGCGTGCGGAGGGTGCCATGAAGGAACGTGCGCGCACTCTGGTCACGGTTGCCGGTCCTGTCGCGCTGGTGCTGTTCACCATTGGCGGTGTCTGGGTCGCGATGATGAAGGGCTTCACTTTCTCCGGCCCGGTCGACCCGGGCATGCCGGCAAACCCGACCATCGGTCTGCCAGTAGTGCAGGAAAGCGGTGCATGGCTGAGCAACTTCAAGCATGTGCCGATTCTGTGGGTGCTGCCCTTGTTGACCTATCTGGCCGTCATCACCGGCTTCATAGGCGCGCGTGCCGACCGCTTCCAGCTTACCTGGTGGGCCGGCGCGGTGGCCTGGATCGGCGTACTGGGCACCGTGGCGGCCGCCACCTTCCCCTTCATGATGCCCTCCTACGCCGATCCGGCGCATAGCCTGACCATCTGGAACTCCGGCTCCAGTGAACTCACGCTGTGGTGGATGCTGGGATGGACGCTCGTCTTCGTACCCGCCATCCTCATCTACACGAGCTGGTGCTTCTGGATCATGCGCGGCAAAGTGAGCGCGGAACACGTCCAGGCCGACGATCACGCCTATTGACACCGCCGACTACGCTCAAACGGTTACTAAGGAGACATCCCATGTTCATAAGGTTTATCGTTTACTCGATCATCGCCATGGTGGTATTGCTGCTGACCATCATTCTCGGCGATTACGGCCCCTGGTACTTCGCCTGGATCGTCGGCACTGTCATGATCGTACTGATCTCGGCGGCCGGCGGCGCGCTGTACGACGCCCAGCAGGAAAGCGCCAGCAAATAGCGCCGGACTGTTCGATCGCACGCCGGGCATGCCCGGCGTGCGATCCTTAATCGTCCAGGTCACGCTGCGCAGGGCCTTCGTACTGCTCTCTCGCATGCTCCTGTCCCCCACTCTGCGCACGCTCTTCGGTCAGTCACTATCATGCAAACCGGCAACGCGGTCAGGCAACTCGTCAATATGCTCGCCCTGTGTGGCGGCATAGCCATTTTTGCGCTCGTCCTAATGAACCCCTGGACCGTGGCCACAGCGCCGCCCGGAGTTCGAGAAACCCTCTTCGCTCTCATGGTCGTCGGCAGCGCCCTCGGGTTTGCCTATGGCCTGGGCTTTCGGGCCGAAACCGGGCTATTCAAGTGGATTTTCACGCCCATCACGGTCTTCACCACAATACTGCTGGCGTTGGCCTGGATCAGCTACGCGCTGTCGGCGGGTTACGGCCACATGGTGACGGGCGCGGGCGGCACTATACTGACTGCGAATATGCATTTGTGGCGAATGGCGCTCTCAAGTTGACAGGACAATTCGCCATAACTGACAATCCGGTCGCGAACCAATCACGAACAGCGGCCGACAAGCGGCTGAATTTACAGCGAACGACAAGAAAAGAGATTTGGGCCTGAATGTTGCGCAATCTATTGTTCTGCTATATTTCGGCGATTTGATTCAGCAAAAACCACGTAACCCGACAACATTCAATCTGGATAATCCACCAGGCGAGCTGATGATTGCGCAGAGATTCGGATTCACAGGGAATTTTCTTCGGCCAACGGGATCGTTGCGCGATGCCCGGACGAAGAAAATTTTCAGTAGATTCAAAGATCATGCAAGGACACCTCGCATAATGGACTATCCGGGTTAAACCGAATCGTCAACTGGAGCGAGTCTCAATGGCACATATCGTTATTCTCGGCGCGGGCACCGGCGGCATGCCCGCCGCTTACGAAACGCGTGAAAAACTGGGCAATAACCACGAAATCACGGTCATCAACAGCAACGAATACTTCCAATTCGTCCCCTCGAACCCCTGGGTCGGCGTGGGCTGGCGCAAGCGCGACGACATTACCTTCCCGATCCGCCCATACCTCGAACGCAAGGGCATCAAATTCATCGCCCAGACAGCAACGGCGCTCGACCCCGAGAACAACAGCATCGCCCTGGCCAACGGCGAAACCGTTTCCTACGACTACCTGATCATCACCACCGGCCCGAAACTGGCCTTCGAGGAAGTCGAAGGTTCCGGCCCGCACGGCGGTCATACGCATTCTGTCTGCACGGTTGACCACGCGGAAGCCGCCTATGGCGACTACCAGAAGCTGTTGGACGAACCCGGCCCGGTCGTAGTTGGCGCGATGCCCGGCGCAAGTTGTTTCGGCCCGGGTTACGAGTTTGCATTCATCGTCGAGGCCGACCTGCGCAAGCGCAAAATGCGCCCGAAAGTCGAGATGACGTACGTGACCAGCGAACCCTATATCGGCCATCTTGGCCTGGGTGGCGTCGGCGACTCCAAGGGATTGCTGGAAAGCGCTCTGCGTGAGCGGAACATCAAGTGGATCACCAACGCCAAGGTGACCAAAGTCGAAGACGGCATGATGCTCGTCGATGAAATGGACGAAAACGGCGAGTTGAAGAAGCAGCACCAGTTGCCGTTCAAGTTCTCCATGATGCTGCCTTCCTTCAAGGGCGTGGAAGCCGTGGCCAATGTCGATGGCCTGTGCAACCCGCGCGGCTTTGTCATCGTCGACGACCACCAGCGCAGCCCGAAATATCCCAACATTTATTCCGCGGGGGTTTGCATCGCCATCCCTCCCGTCGAAAAGACCCCTGTTCCAACCGGTGCCCCCAAGACCGGTTACATGATCGAATCGATGGTCACTTCCATCGTCGAAAACATCCATCAGGAACTGAGCGGTCAGCCCCCCACCCACAGCGGCACCTGGAACGCGATCTGTCTGGCCGACATGGGCGACACGGGTGCCGCCTTCGTCGCCTTGCCACAGATTCCGCCGCGCAATGTGAACTGGTTCAAGGAAGGCAAATGGGTGCATGTTGCCAAGATCGCCTTCGAGAAATACTTCATGCGCAAGATGAAAAAAGGCACTTCCGAGCCGATCTATGAAAAATACGTGCTCAAGGCACTCGGTATCGAGC
This genomic stretch from Acidihalobacter ferrooxydans harbors:
- a CDS encoding cytochrome ubiquinol oxidase subunit I; the encoded protein is MVPSDLVVELSRWQFAATALYHFLFVPLTLGLSFILVTMETVYVVTGRQIYKDMVMFWGKLFAINFALGVATGLTMEFEFGTNWSTYSYYMGDIFGAPLAIEGLMAFFMESTFVGMMLLGWHRLTKVQHLTVTWLVALGSNLSALWILVANGFMQDPRGGTFNPFTQRMEMTNFMQLIMNPDAQAKFVHTSLAGYVTAAMFVIGISAWYLARKRHVELARRSLRMASLFGVISVIGVITLGDALGFIDGGHQPTKLAAMEGLWHTEKGPASFNLIAFPNQEAQKNDFAIKIPVLLSILVKHDLTSGVTGINQLEQEAVARIKNGIPALTALESIQNQLSKNPALANPAKRANDPALQQALTQFDAHKKDLGYAFLLKYYAPNVSKATPAQIELAAKKSIPEVWIIFWAFRIMVALGFLMLFFLIWATLLSLRGKEMTSPIFLKLAPWMIPAGFLACEMGWVTAEMGRQPWTVYEQLPTWISASTHSVGYMVFSLIGFVTLYSIFIAVEMYLMFKFARKGPDEHGSTGGGGSLAGVPAFARPIQNLNHD
- a CDS encoding NAD(P)/FAD-dependent oxidoreductase, translated to MAHIVILGAGTGGMPAAYETREKLGNNHEITVINSNEYFQFVPSNPWVGVGWRKRDDITFPIRPYLERKGIKFIAQTATALDPENNSIALANGETVSYDYLIITTGPKLAFEEVEGSGPHGGHTHSVCTVDHAEAAYGDYQKLLDEPGPVVVGAMPGASCFGPGYEFAFIVEADLRKRKMRPKVEMTYVTSEPYIGHLGLGGVGDSKGLLESALRERNIKWITNAKVTKVEDGMMLVDEMDENGELKKQHQLPFKFSMMLPSFKGVEAVANVDGLCNPRGFVIVDDHQRSPKYPNIYSAGVCIAIPPVEKTPVPTGAPKTGYMIESMVTSIVENIHQELSGQPPTHSGTWNAICLADMGDTGAAFVALPQIPPRNVNWFKEGKWVHVAKIAFEKYFMRKMKKGTSEPIYEKYVLKALGIERLGKH
- a CDS encoding protein-L-isoaspartate(D-aspartate) O-methyltransferase, whose translation is MTATRRHGIGMTSQRTRDRMVGRLEELGIKDQRVLAVIRATPRHLFVEEALASRAYEDTALPIGYGQTISQPYIVARMTELVLQTHRPQHVLEVGTGSGYQAAVLAQLVPRVYTVERISALLERSRRLLLDVGFGNIHFRLSDGSWGWPEKAPFDVIVLTAAPVTVPEELLAQLAPSGFLIGPVGPEGAQQLTIVRRENRRFVHQIIEPVSFVPLRRGLEA
- a CDS encoding Smr/MutS family protein, which translates into the protein MHDIDPEDKQLFRATIGDVRRVHHDRHERTQAWRPPAVSQSKRDTLETLRELREDPYAPTDVQPGDPVFYAQHSMSRAVARRLQRGQYRIDAELDLHGMRLDEARHAVLHFLRECSRRDMGCVHIIHGKGWRSGNQGPVLKPNVSHWLRQIDEVLAFCSSTPADGGTGALYVLLKRG
- a CDS encoding cyd operon YbgE family protein; translated protein: MQTGNAVRQLVNMLALCGGIAIFALVLMNPWTVATAPPGVRETLFALMVVGSALGFAYGLGFRAETGLFKWIFTPITVFTTILLALAWISYALSAGYGHMVTGAGGTILTANMHLWRMALSS
- the cydB gene encoding cytochrome d ubiquinol oxidase subunit II; this encodes MEVLTAYAILKIVWWILLGVLFAGLAIMVGMDMGVGTILRFIGRTDDERRVALNIIGPHWDGNQVWFILGGGAIFAAWPTIYGTAFSGLYVVMLLLLWSMIVRPLGFEYRSKLPSAKWRNIWDWTLFISGFVPMLVYGAAFGNVMVGFPFHFSLQGTAISVYTGSFITLFNPFAVLMGLLSVSLSVYMGAAMVMGRAEGAMKERARTLVTVAGPVALVLFTIGGVWVAMMKGFTFSGPVDPGMPANPTIGLPVVQESGAWLSNFKHVPILWVLPLLTYLAVITGFIGARADRFQLTWWAGAVAWIGVLGTVAAATFPFMMPSYADPAHSLTIWNSGSSELTLWWMLGWTLVFVPAILIYTSWCFWIMRGKVSAEHVQADDHAY
- the surE gene encoding 5'/3'-nucleotidase SurE encodes the protein MNFLISNDDGYFSAGLAALAQGLTPLGDVVVVAPDRDRSGASNSLTLNRPLRPEVMPNGFIRVDGTPTDCVHLAITGLLDTEPDMVVSGINHGANLGDDVLYSGTVAAATEGRFLGLPAMAVSINSHDPQHLDSAVLAVQTLIRRLGVEPLPADSILNVNVPDLPWSGIRGIRATRLGYRHRAEKIMRMEDPRGRPVYWIGMAGPEQDAGPGTDFNALAAGYVSVTPLKIDLTRADALPDLAQWPERGMQ